One genomic segment of Hordeum vulgare subsp. vulgare chromosome 2H, MorexV3_pseudomolecules_assembly, whole genome shotgun sequence includes these proteins:
- the LOC123431491 gene encoding probable indole-3-pyruvate monooxygenase YUCCA5 → MVLLSSDRMDSLFSPRCVWVNGPIIIGAGPSGLAVGASLREQGVPYVMLEREDCIASLWQKRTYDRLKLHLPKQFCQLPRMPFPADYPEYPTRRQFIDYLEDYAAAFHVKPEFGSTVQSARYDETSGLWRVHSSSAKSGEMEYIGRWLVVATGENAENVVPDIPGLDGFAGEVAHVSEYKSGDKYKGKRVLVVGCGNSGMEVSLDLCDHGALPSMVVRDAVHVLPREVMGKSTFELATLLMAWLPLWFVDKVMVFLSWLILGNLAGFGIRRPAIGPLTLKNKYGKTPVLDTGALAKIRSGDITVVPGVSRFTKSRAELSDGTALDLDAVVMATGYRSNVPQWLQGTDFFGKDGYPTTGFPNGWKGKSGLYSVGFTRRGLSGASADAVRIAKDLGQVWREETKPTTKRAAGACHRRCISVIF, encoded by the coding sequence ATGGTGCTCCTGTCTAGCGATCGCATGGACAGCCTCTTCTCCCCGCGTTGCGTGTGGGTGAACGGGCCCATCATTATCGGCGCCGGGCCGTCGGGGCTCGCCGTGGGCGCCAGCCTCCGTGAGCAGGGCGTGCCGTACGTGATGCTGGAGCGGGAGGACTGCATCGCCTCTCTGTGGCAGAAGCGCACCTACGACCGCCTCAAGCTCCACCTCCCCAAGCAGTTCTGCCAGCTCCCCCGCATGCCCTTCCCCGCCGACTACCCCGAGTACCCCACCCGCCGCCAGTTCATCGACTACCTCGAGGACTACGCCGCCGCCTTCCACGTCAAGCCCGAGTTCGGCAGCACCGTGCAGTCCGCCCGCTACGACGAGACCTCCGGGCTCTGGCGCGTGCACTCCTCCTCGGCCAAGTCCGGCGAGATGGAGTACATCGGGCGCTGGCTCGTGGTCGCCACCGGCGAGAACGCCGAGAACGTGGTGCCCGACATCCCCGGCCTCGACGGCTTCGCCGGCGAGGTCGCCCACGTCAGCGAGTACAAGTCAGGCGACAAGTACAAGGGCAAGCGCGTGCTCGTCGTCGGCTGCGGCAACTCGGGGATGGAGGTCTCCCTGGACCTGTGCGACCACGGCGCGCTCCCGTCCATGGTGGTTCGCGACGCCGTGCACGTGCTCCCGCGCGAGGTGATGGGAAAGTCGACCTTCGAGCTGGCCACGCTGCTCATGGCGTGGCTCCCGCTCTGGTTCGTGGACAAGGTGATGGTGTTCCTCTCCTGGCTGATCCTCGGAAACCTGGCCGGCTTCGGCATCCGGCGCCCGGCCATCGGCCCGCTGACGCTCAAGAACAAGTACGGCAAGACGCCGGTGCTGGACACGGGCGCGCTAGCAAAGATCAGGTCCGGCGACATCACCGTCGTACCCGGAGTGTCCCGGTTCACCAAGAGCAGGGCGGAGCTGAGCGACGGCACCGCCCTCGACCTCGACGCGGTGGTGATGGCGACGGGGTACCGCAGCAACGTCCCACAGTGGTTGCAGGGCACCGACTTCTTCGGTAAGGACGGGTATCCCACCACCGGCTTCCCCAACGGGTGGAAGGGCAAGTCGGGGCTCTACTCCGTCGGCTTCACCCGCCGCGGCCTCTCCGGCGCCTCCGCCG